Proteins encoded within one genomic window of Gallus gallus isolate bGalGal1 chromosome 1, bGalGal1.mat.broiler.GRCg7b, whole genome shotgun sequence:
- the LRRC58 gene encoding leucine-rich repeat-containing protein 58 yields MAAAGGAAAEPEPEPPRRGPTEGEEAAAAELAAELAARRSAEARRLVLSPRRLWGPLPAGLSQWFPALEVLDVSGTGLAELGEELLALPRLHTLLAKNNRLGGPGSLPKALGQAPLSRSLRVLNLSGNRFAELPPALLGLRGLQSLSLGGNRLHGIPPDIQELRSLEFLYLGGNFITSIPPELANLPSLSSLVLCDNKIQSIPPQLAQLHSLRSLSLHNNLLTYLPREILNLVHLEELSLRGNPLVVRFVRDLTYNPPSLQELAGRTIKTRNVPYAPSDLPENLVRYLSLASNCPNPKCGGVYFDSCVRQIKFVDFCGKYRIPLMHYLCSPECSSPCSSASQSSTSQSESDSEDEASVAARRMQKVLLG; encoded by the exons atggcggcggcgggcggTGCGGCCGCGGAGCCGGAGCCGGAGCCGCCTCGGCGGGGCCCGACGGAGGgcgaggaggcggcggcggccgagCTGGCGGCCGAGCTGGCGGCACGGCGCAGCGCGGAGGCGCGGCGGCTGGTGCTGTCGCCGCGACGGCTGTGGGGCCCGCTGCCCGCCGGGCTGTCGCAATGGTTCCCGGCGCTGGAGGTGCTGGACGTGAGCGGGACGGGGCTGGCGGAGCTGGGCGAGGAGCTGCTGGCCCTGCCGCGCCTGCACACGTTGCTGGCCAAGAACAACCGGCTGGGCGGGCCCGGCTCGCTGCCCAAGGCGCTGGGGCAGGCCCCGCTCAGCCGCTCCCTGCGCGTCCTCAACCTCAGCGGCAACCGCTTCGCCGAGCTGCCGCCCGCCCTGCTGGGCCTCCGCGGGCTGCAGAGCCTCAGCCTCGGCGGCAACCGCCTGCACGGCATCCCGCCCGACATCCAGGAGCTCCGCAG tttggagTTTCTGTACCTTGGAGGGAATTTCATTACTTCAATTCCACCTGAGTTAGCAAACCTGCCTTCTCTAAGCTCTCTAGTGCTATGTGACAACAAGATTCAGAGCATTCCACCTCAGCTGGCACA GCTGCATTCCCTGCGTTCCCTCAGCCTGCACAATAACCTCCTGACTTACCTCCCTCGAGAGATTCTTAACCTGGTTCACCTGGAGGAGCTGAGTTTGCGAGGGAACCCGCTGGTGGTTCGCTTCGTCCGCGACCTGACCTATAACCCCCCAAGCCttcaggagctggcaggacgCACAATTAAAACTCGCAATGTTCCCTACGCTCCCAGTGATCTCCCAGAGAATCTTGTCCGCTACCTGAGCTTGGCCAGCAACTGTCCCAACCCCAAATGTGGGG GTGTCTACTTTGACAGCTGTGTCAGACAAATCAAGTTTGTTGACTTCTGTGGGAAGTACCGCATCCCGCTGATGCACTACCTGTGCTCCCCAGAGTGCTCCTcgccctgcagctctgcctcccaGAGCTCCACTTCCCAGAGTGAGTCTGACTCCGAGGACGAAGCCAGCGTTGCTGCACGCAGGATGCAGAAAGTCCTTCTGGGataa